One window of the Cardiocondyla obscurior isolate alpha-2009 linkage group LG05, Cobs3.1, whole genome shotgun sequence genome contains the following:
- the LOC139102920 gene encoding small ribosomal subunit protein eS7-like has product MSLGKMLTTNAKIIKSNGAEPDQFEVSVSQALLELEMNSDLKSQLRELYITKAKEIETNNKKSIIIYVPMPKLKAFQKIQTRLVRELEKKFSGKHVMFIGERKILPKPTRKTRTKNKQKRPRSRTLTSVYDAILEDLVYPVEIVGKRIRVKLDGSQLIKVHLDKIEQTNIEHKVDTFASVYKQLTGRDVTFEFPASYV; this is encoded by the exons ATGAGCCTCGGCAAG atgttGACAACgaacgcgaaaataattaagagcAATGGGGCCGAGCCCGATCAGTTTGAGGTTAGTGTCTCCCAAGCGCTTCTCGAATTGGAGATGAACAGCGATCTCAAATCGCAGTTGAGAGAACTTTACATCACGAAGGCGAAAGAGATCGAGACGAATAATAAGAAg TCAATCATTATATATGTACCCATGCCAAAGCTGAAGGCATTCCAGAAAATTCAAACACGCCTGGTACGCGAATTGGAGAAGAAGTTTTCTGGAAAGCATGTAATGTTTATCGGTGAACGTAAAATCTTGCCTAAGCCAACGAGAAAAACACGCACTAAGAACAAGCAGAAACGTCCTaggag ccgTACACTGACTTCCGTTTATGATGCGATATTGGAAGATTTAGTCTATCCTGTGGAAATCGTTGGTAAGCGTATCCGAGTCAAACTTGATGGGTCACAGCTTATCAAAGTTCATCTCGATAAAATCGAGCAGACGAATATTGAGCACaag GTCGATACCTTTGCTTCAGTATACAAGCAGCTGACTGGACGAGACGTCACATTTGAATTTCCTGCATCTTACGTATGA
- the LOC139102706 gene encoding pro-resilin, whose product MNPLIACMVVGLAGFVLAEAPVSSGYSYNRPSGGGGGGFGGGGGGGYSFGGGGGGGGGFGGGYTQVSTGGQTNEGASVDSALLEQIRQILLKEELQSGGGGGGFGGGFGGGSGGGYPSSSYGAPSSQYGAPSTQYGAPSYQTRVVGIDLEGIRQAIQVAQFNQVSQGSGGGGYPSGPSSSYGAPSRPSSSYGAPF is encoded by the exons ATGAATCCTCTGATCGCG tgTATGGTTGTCGGTCTGGCTGGGTTCGTCCTGGCTGAGGCACCTGTGTCCTCTGGCTACAGTTACAACAGGCCaagtggcggcggcggtggaggtttcggcggcggcggcggcggcggctatTCTTtcggaggcggcggcggcggcggcggtggtttCGGCGGTGGTTACACCCAGGTATCCACCGGCGGCCAGACCAATGAAGGCGCTTCCGTGGATAGCGCGCTGCTCGAACAGATCCGTCAGATTCTCCTGAAGGAAGAACTGCAGTCTGGAGGAGGTGGCGGAGGATTTGGCGGAGGATTTGGCGGGGGATCCGGAGGAGGATACCCTAGCTCGAGCTACGGAGCACCGTCTTCTCAATACGGAGCCCCGTCGACGCAATACGGCGCGCCCAGCTATCAGACCCGTGTTGTAGGCATCGATCTCGAAGGTATCAGGCAAGCCATTCAAGTGGCTCAATTCAATCAGGTCAGCCAAGGTTCCGGTGGTGGAGGCTACCCCAGTGGACCCAGCAGCAGCTACGGAGCACCCAGCAGACCGTCAAGTAGCTACGGGGCGCCGTTCTAA
- the LOC139102925 gene encoding immediate early response 3-interacting protein 1, with product MAFTLWTLFEATLLCLNAVCVLNEERFLAKVGWASWQNVQGFGEPPTAKSQILNLVKSIRTVMRVPLIFFNILTLVVKLILG from the exons ATGGCGTTTACGTTGTGGACACTCTTCGAAGCAACTCTATTATGTCTAAATGCAGTTTGCGTTTTGAACGAGGAAAGATTCCTCGCTAAAg TTGGTTGGGCGTCGTGGCAAAATGTACAAGGTTTTGGAGAACCACCAACAGCTAAGTCACAAATTTTGAATCTTGTTAAGTCGATACGAACCGTGATGAGAG TGCCTCTGatatttttcaacattttaacATTGGTGGTAAAACTGATACTTGGctaa